From a region of the Torulaspora globosa chromosome 7, complete sequence genome:
- the RPC10 gene encoding DNA-directed RNA polymerase core subunit RPC10 (ancestral locus Anc_2.87), with protein sequence MSREGFQIPTNLDVAAAGTSQARSATLKYICAECSSKLSLSRTDPVRCKNCGHRILLKARTKRMVQFEAR encoded by the coding sequence ATGTCCCGCGAAGGTTTTCAGATCCCAACCAACCTGGACGTCGCTGCGGCCGGTACGTCGCAGGCCAGATCGGCCACTCTGAAGTACATCTGTGCGGAATGCTCAAGCAAACTGTCGTTGTCGAGGACAGATCCCGTCCGTTGCAAGAACTGCGGTCACAGAATCCTGTTGAAGGCTAGAACGAAGAGAATGGTGCAATT
- the BNI5 gene encoding Bni5p (ancestral locus Anc_2.88), which translates to MGVDQEAIRKRFSQLEMDINNINKMIDDKLQISTERETEDDTVVAAEAAAATVEQPQTSAASGSESIGAGETAPEQQPAKLEESAADHVIDQTTDTSEDFTAGNVTTGISSNSSLSSPGRPETPIFIPKNGSESTTTLRRPTNPFRVISVGTPHTDATRKPSSETTAADSDSVTKLQKRLDYLTKKCVKLQKEIKYLNDMNHKSTLSIEDGRKLSSAIEKLQEYLDRKTKEKYDLGVLVSRQLRKEIDRGENGQFWIGTK; encoded by the coding sequence ATGGGAGTCGATCAGGAGGCTATTAGGAAGCGGTTCTCGCAGTTGGAGATGGATATAAAcaacatcaacaagatgATCGACGACAAGCTTCAGATTAGCACGGAGCGAGAGACGGAGGACGACACGGTGGTGGCAGCGGAAGCTGCGGCTGCGACCGTTGAACAGCCGCAGACGTCAGCTGCGTCTGGATCTGAAAGCATAGGGGCTGGCGAAACGGCGCCGGAGCAACAGCCAGCCAAGCTCGAGGAGAGCGCCGCCGACCACGTTATCGATCAGACCACAGACACCTCCGAGGATTTCACGGCAGGCAACGTCACGACTGGGATCTCGTCGAACTCGTCGCTCTCGTCGCCAGGGAGACCTGAAACGCCGATCTTCATACCCAAGAACGGCTCAGAGAGCACTACCACATTGCGGCGTCCAACCAACCCATTTCGTGTGATCTCCGTCGGCACGCCCCACACAGACGCTACCCGCAAGCCATCTAGCGAAACCACCGCGGCTGATTCCGACAGTGTCACGAAGCTGCAAAAGCGGCTCGACTACCTAACCAAGAAATGTGTCAAACTGCAGAAGGAGATCAAGTACCTGAACGACATGAACCACAAGAGCACCCTCTCGATCGAAGACGGGCGTAAGCTGTCCAGCGCGATCGAGAAGCTACAGGAATATCTGGACAGAAAGACCAAGGAAAAATACGATCTCGGGGTGCTGGTGAGCAGGCAGCTGCGGAAGGAGATCGACCGCGGCGAGAACGGCCAGTTTTGGATAGGAACCAAGTGA
- the IBD2 gene encoding Ibd2p (ancestral locus Anc_2.91) produces MLVVIARKLVNRGGRTSDLCNYWHSTLPLLGMSSPAINQNGSLPVNMMMQEGMQALSKILKGPLLEQKRVNMDQATMQVLLGQGQNRKGREAAQHGVHDLNYDQYGIDDTVPTNQIVVETNHDEGIDDPELHLGDEEGEIIFDCGTQELVGSPDKIGEHITQMLESVLPNGIQSGADGRLHAVVNGDELNITEESFMDFKEAMSSLGQVQKLQRHQKEPKPSAERSAVEKSSDGAHEPYQGQEMALSDENHHQKLENSNRRNPVGHLEYDYPTTQPRKAPNFTALMSVKKPLCLFCEYYMVFGEPPRNMIKWYNNNYEYDDLPRTEEKLQHKNRRKRNR; encoded by the coding sequence ATGCTGGTAGTCATAGCTAGGAAGCTCGTTAATCGAGGTGGGAGGACCAGTGATCTCTGCAATTACTGGCATTCTACACTTCCGTTGCTCGGCATGTCATCCCCCGCTATAAACCAGAATGGTTCTTTACCGGTTAATATGATGATGCAAGAGGGAATGCAGGCTTtatcgaagatcttgaaaggTCCGCTTCTGGAACAGAAACGAGTGAACATGGACCAGGCCACTATGCAGGTTTTACTTGGCCAAGGCCAAAATAGAAAGGGACGCGAGGCTGCACAGCATGGCGTACATGACCTAAATTACGATCAATATGGTATAGATGACACAGTCCCGACAAATCAGATAGTCGTGGAAACTAATCATGATGAAGGAATTGACGACCCAGAATTGCATTTGGGTGACGAAGAAGGCGAAATTATATTTGATTGCGGCACGCAGGAGCTGGTCGGGTCGCCAGACAAAATTGGCGAACATATCACACAAATGTTAGAATCAGTGCTACCGAATGGGATCCAAAGCGGGGCAGACGGCCGACTGCATGCCGTAGTGAACGGTGACGAGCTGAATATCACTGAAGAATCGTTTATGGACTTTAAGGAGGCTATGTCAAGTTTGGgacaagttcaaaagctgcagcGTCACCAGAAGGAGCCAAAGCCCAGCGCGGAACGCTCGGCCGTCGAAAAGAGCTCGGATGGAGCCCATGAGCCTTATCAGGGACAAGAAATGGCGTTGTCTGATGAGAACCACCATCAAAAGCTTGAAAACAGCAACAGGAGAAATCCGGTCGGTCATCTGGAATACGACTACCCGACGACGCAGCCGAGAAAGGCTCCAAACTTCACAGCCCTCATGAGTGTGAAAAAGCCTCTGTGTCTTTTCTGTGAGTACTACATGGTTTTCGGAGAGCCGCCTCGTAACATGATCAAATGGTACAACAACAATTACGAATATGATGATCTTCCGAGGACCGAAGAGAAACTACAGCATAAGAACCGTCGTAAGAGGAATCGTTAG
- a CDS encoding uncharacterized protein (ancestral locus Anc_2.89): MNRVRNIIGHQHTGSNRQQVNRDQHETGDDLDDQSTMFERQSEDLEDSVTLNTAVSGSVTIGDFQRLGFVNRCPSFDAERTMPLASVLLTKGFFCFPSELSLRTFLDNKRRLDALDSINGLGIPLFHAVSAGVVKSIFNRHAPIMRIYRYVLIDSNREKPPQNGELISQDGFKMLFKCLFCSVYQEIVCNYSRVEHKFVFNATRENETVPETLVMASHVQSRGSDTRLMGLNLRWYGTTGFASPFGSGSFKLLVLDDGMPSRMDCRTLDEFDRESRSYHGRMSGRLPTWATYSDQCSSVFPRKRTLRLAEFKIGELNRVNGVCSSGIFDIPKETLALTCMCLVLHDFETRKDKRGGTAMALPSVPFLL, from the coding sequence ATGAACAGGGTTCGCAACATTATCGGCCATCAGCATACAGGATCGAATAGACAACAGGTGAATCGGGATCAGCATGAAACAGGCGATGATTTAGATGACCAATCGACGATGTTTGAGAGGCAAAGCGAGGACCTCGAGGATAGTGTGACGCTCAATACGGCAGTTTCAGGAAGTGTAACCATCGGGGATTTCCAAAGGCTGGGATTTGTGAATCGATGTCCATCATTTGACGCAGAGCGAACGATGCCTCTTGCGTCCGTCTTATTGACCAAAGGATTCTTTTGTTTCCCCAGTGAGCTCTCTCTCAGGACGTTCTTGGACAATAAGCGCAGACTGGACGCTCTGGACTCGATCAACGGATTGGGAATACCGCTGTTTCATGCGGTATCTGCAGGTGTTGTCAAGAGCATCTTCAATCGTCATGCTCCGATAATGAGGATCTACAGGTACGTTTTGATCGACTCTAATAGGGAAAAGCCACCGCAGAATGGGGAACTGATCTCTCAGGACGGGTTCAAGATGCTTTTCAAGTGCTTGTTTTGCAGTGTATACCAAGAGATAGTGTGCAACTACAGCCGTGTGGAACACAAATTTGTGTTCAATGCCACTAGAGAGAACGAAACTGTGCCTGAAACTTTGGTAATGGCTAGCCATGTCCAGAGTCGCGGTAGCGACACTAGATTGATGGGTTTGAATCTCCGATGGTACGGTACTACAGGTTTCGCCTCACCTTTTGGCTCGGGAAGCTTTAAGCTTCTGGTTCTCGATGATGGCATGCCCTCCCGTATGGACTGCCGTACActtgatgagtttgacaGAGAGTCGCGAAGCTATCATGGCAGAATGTCCGGCCGGCTACCAACATGGGCCACATATTCCGACCAGTGTTCATCAGTGTTTCCTCGAAAGCGAACTTTAAGGCTCGCCGAGTTCAAGATAGGTGAGTTGAACCGAGTAAACGGTGTATGCTCGTCTGGGATATTCGATATTCCCAAGGAGACGCTAGCATTGACATGCATGTGCCTTGTATTGCACGATTTTGAAACCCGCAAGGATAAGCGGGGCGGTACTGCTATGGCGTTGCCTTCAGTACCCTTCTTACTGTAG
- the DSE2 gene encoding Dse2p (ancestral locus Anc_2.90), which yields MKFQLKSILSSVAFLLAAVKADEVKLFTSDGVVYSYAVVTSTIAPPSVRVETHYYTTFRVRETTLADSEVQTTTEKIISASETTSPVESPYSSTTPTFSSPSSSQTEESRSISTLMPSSVVSLTTNTGFTSSSSSSTSFSQSSSSAISIVSTSSQSASPTVSSVDGSSTTRTTVTGTDGKCTVYYDDAEYYSTVYLTEPNQSVDAATTITSTRLVYETLTLN from the coding sequence ATGAAATTCCAACTAAAATCGATCCTTTCGTCAGTCGCTTTTCTTCTGGCAGCAGTTAAAGCCGATGAGGTCAAGCTGTTTACTTCCGACGGTGTTGTCTACAGTTATGCTGTCGTTACGAGCACGATTGCCCCTCCCAGCGTTCGAGTGGAAACGCACTACTACACAACATTCCGTGTCAGAGAGACTACTTTGGCGGATTCAGAAGTACAAACTACAACAGAGAAGATCATATCTGCTTCTGAGACAACTTCGCCGGTTGAAAGCCCATACAGCTCCACGACACCAACATTTTCCTCACCTTCCAGTAGCCAGACCGAAGAATCAAGGAGCATATCAACTTTAATGCCTTCCTCCGTGGTTTCTTTGACCACTAATACTGGTTTCACTTCCTCATCGAGCTCAAGCACAAGCTTCTCCCAATCATCGAGCTCCGCAATATCCATCGTAAGCACATCTTCACAGTCGGCATCCCCCACAGTTAGTAGCGTGGATGGCTCGTCCACAACACGGACTACTGTGACGGGAACCGACGGTAAATGCACGGTGTATTATGATGATGCCGAATATTACAGTACAGTGTATCTGACTGAACCCAATCAATCGGTAGATGCAGCAACCACCATAACGAGCACTAGGCTGGTCTATGAAACCTTGACACTGAATTGA